From a region of the Candidatus Eisenbacteria bacterium genome:
- a CDS encoding MFS transporter, with protein MSPFQIAAIAICLVVNMLDGFDVLAIAFTAPAIARDWSVPDDALGLLFSAGLAGMMAGSLFIAPFADRIGRRPVIVVCLVVLSAGMCASAAAADVRQLAAMRALTGLGIGGALASLNTIVAEYSPLRWRDFAVSLLQTGYPIGATIGGSIAVGLLASYGWRAVFVAGGLASTMLVPVVLWRLPESFDYLVTRRPDGALERTNALLARMGRPALDALPAADARTTPSLRAQVEELFSPEHRTTTILLWVAFFMVMASFYFALTWTPQILVASGLSVGRGVSGGVLMNVGGIVGAGLLGWASAQLGLRRLVSIYMAACTVAFVLFAALAGSLPARLAAAAMIGFFIFGSMVGLYAMAPRLYAPQVRTTAIGWAIGIGRGGAVLGPYVAGLLLASGWERSACYVLFAVPPLLSLAAVRSLPAWRT; from the coding sequence ATGAGCCCGTTCCAGATCGCGGCCATCGCGATCTGCCTGGTCGTCAACATGCTCGACGGGTTCGACGTGCTCGCGATCGCGTTCACGGCGCCCGCGATCGCACGCGACTGGTCGGTTCCGGACGATGCGCTGGGGCTCCTCTTCAGCGCGGGCCTGGCCGGCATGATGGCCGGCTCCCTCTTCATCGCCCCGTTCGCCGACCGCATCGGCCGGCGGCCCGTGATCGTCGTCTGCCTGGTCGTCCTCAGCGCGGGCATGTGCGCGTCGGCCGCCGCCGCCGACGTCAGGCAGCTCGCCGCGATGCGCGCGCTCACGGGCCTCGGCATCGGCGGCGCGCTCGCGAGCCTCAACACGATCGTCGCCGAATACTCCCCGCTGCGCTGGCGCGACTTCGCGGTGAGCCTCCTGCAGACCGGCTACCCGATCGGGGCCACCATCGGCGGATCGATCGCGGTGGGCCTCCTCGCGTCGTATGGCTGGCGGGCCGTATTCGTCGCAGGCGGGCTCGCGTCGACGATGCTCGTCCCGGTCGTGCTGTGGCGGTTGCCCGAGTCGTTCGACTACCTCGTCACCCGCCGTCCCGACGGCGCGCTCGAGCGCACCAACGCGCTGCTCGCTCGAATGGGCCGCCCCGCGCTCGACGCGCTGCCGGCCGCGGACGCGCGCACGACGCCGTCGTTGCGCGCGCAGGTGGAAGAGCTGTTCTCGCCGGAGCACCGCACGACGACGATCCTGCTCTGGGTGGCGTTCTTCATGGTGATGGCGAGCTTCTACTTCGCGCTCACCTGGACGCCGCAGATCCTGGTCGCCTCCGGCCTGTCGGTCGGGCGCGGCGTGTCGGGAGGCGTCCTCATGAACGTCGGCGGCATCGTCGGCGCCGGGCTCCTCGGCTGGGCGTCGGCGCAGCTCGGCTTGCGCCGCCTCGTCTCGATCTACATGGCCGCGTGCACGGTCGCGTTCGTGCTGTTCGCCGCGCTCGCGGGGAGCCTGCCGGCGCGGCTCGCCGCCGCCGCGATGATCGGATTCTTCATCTTCGGGTCGATGGTCGGGCTCTACGCCATGGCGCCGCGGCTCTACGCGCCGCAGGTTCGGACCACGGCGATCGGCTGGGCGATCGGGATCGGTCGCGGCGGCGCCGTGCTGGGTCCGTACGTGGCCGGGCTGCTGCTCGCGAGCGGCTGGGAGCGATCCGCGTGCTACGTCCTGTTCGCGGTGCCGCCGCTCCTCTCCCTGGCCGCGGTACGATCGCTGCCCGCCTGGCGGACGTGA
- a CDS encoding NAD(P)/FAD-dependent oxidoreductase — MDDAVIVGSGPNGFAAAIELARAGASVRILEARDEIGGGTRTAALTLPGFAHDVCSGCHPMAVLSPWFRGVPLAEHGLRWIHPPASVAHPLDGEPAVLLRRSLGETASDLGSDARAYETFFAPFLRAPHELLADLLAPLRVPQHPLRLARFGLPGLLPATSAFRARFRGERARALLAGCAAHSILPLERPLTAAVGTIFALTGHVEDWPVAAGGSQAIAAALASYFRALGGRIETGRCVRSRADLPPARAVLFDTSPSQVADVCEPILPASYVARLRRYRYGPGVFKLDWALDGPIPWRDPRCLDASTVHLGGTLGEIAAAEAAVWRGEHPERPFVLVVQQSQFDASRAPSGQHTGYAYCHVPPGSTADLTPVVERQVERFAPGFRDRILARHVLRTADLERDNPNYVGGAITGGVADLAQFFTRPVARLDPYSTPNPRVFICSASTPPGGGVHGMCGYFAARSALRRLARLPGALAPL; from the coding sequence GTGGACGACGCCGTCATCGTCGGCTCGGGCCCGAACGGGTTCGCCGCCGCGATCGAGCTCGCGCGAGCGGGAGCCTCCGTCCGGATCCTCGAGGCGCGCGACGAGATCGGTGGCGGCACCCGGACCGCGGCGCTGACGCTGCCGGGGTTCGCGCACGACGTGTGCTCCGGGTGTCATCCGATGGCGGTGCTGTCACCGTGGTTCCGCGGCGTGCCGCTCGCCGAGCACGGCCTCCGGTGGATCCATCCGCCCGCGTCCGTCGCGCATCCGCTCGACGGCGAGCCGGCCGTGCTGCTGCGGCGATCGCTCGGCGAGACCGCGAGCGACCTCGGCTCCGACGCCCGCGCCTACGAGACGTTCTTCGCGCCGTTCCTGCGCGCGCCGCACGAGCTGCTCGCCGATCTTCTCGCGCCGCTGCGCGTCCCGCAACATCCGCTCCGGCTCGCCCGCTTCGGGCTCCCGGGCCTGCTGCCCGCGACCTCGGCGTTCCGCGCCCGCTTCCGGGGCGAGCGGGCCCGCGCCCTGCTCGCCGGGTGCGCGGCGCATTCGATCCTGCCGCTCGAGCGACCGCTCACCGCGGCGGTCGGCACGATCTTCGCGCTGACCGGGCACGTCGAGGACTGGCCGGTCGCCGCCGGCGGCTCGCAGGCGATCGCCGCCGCGCTCGCGTCGTACTTCCGTGCGCTCGGCGGCCGGATAGAGACCGGACGCTGCGTGCGATCGCGCGCCGATCTGCCACCCGCGCGCGCCGTCCTCTTCGACACGAGCCCTTCGCAGGTGGCGGACGTGTGCGAGCCGATCCTGCCGGCGTCGTACGTGGCGCGCCTGCGGCGCTACCGCTATGGCCCGGGCGTCTTCAAGCTCGACTGGGCGCTCGACGGCCCCATCCCCTGGCGGGACCCGCGCTGCCTCGACGCGTCGACGGTGCACCTCGGCGGCACGCTCGGCGAGATCGCCGCCGCCGAGGCCGCCGTGTGGCGCGGCGAGCATCCGGAGCGGCCCTTCGTCCTGGTCGTCCAGCAGAGCCAGTTCGACGCCTCGCGCGCTCCGTCAGGCCAGCACACGGGGTACGCCTACTGTCACGTGCCGCCCGGATCCACCGCGGATCTGACCCCGGTCGTCGAGCGGCAGGTCGAGCGCTTCGCACCCGGCTTCCGCGATCGCATCCTCGCGCGCCACGTCCTGCGCACCGCGGATCTCGAGCGCGACAACCCCAACTACGTCGGCGGCGCGATCACGGGAGGCGTCGCCGACCTGGCGCAGTTCTTCACGCGCCCGGTGGCGCGGCTCGACCCGTACTCGACGCCGAACCCGCGCGTCTTCATCTGCTCGGCCTCGACGCCGCCCGGCGGCGGCGTCCACGGCATGTGCGGCTACTTCGCGGCGCGCAGCGCCCTGCGGCGGCTCGCGCGCCTTCCGGGGGCGCTGGCCCCGCTGTGA